The following nucleotide sequence is from Candidatus Thermoplasmatota archaeon.
GGTGCACCATGCCGCCGCCCCGGAAGGGCCGCACGATGAAGAGGTGGGCCGACGCGGGGCTTCCGATCTCCATGGGGTGGCGGTTGTTGTGGCGCTCGAGCTTCTGGAGCGCGCGGGCAAGCGAGAGCGGCTTGCCCGACACGCGCGCGCCGGTGGCGTCGGCGCCAAATTCGCGCCCGCGGGAGATCGCAAGCTGCACCATCATGGCGGCAATCGGCGCCGTGATGGCGATGATGAGGAGAAGCCAGATGTTGCCGCCCTGGCGGTTTCCGCCGCCAAAAATCATGCCCCAGGTGGCCGACGAGGCGGCAAACGAGATGGCCGAGGCCACCGTGGCCGCAATGCCCATGACGAGGATGTCGCGGTTGATGACGTGGCCCATCTCGTGGGCCATGACGCCCTCGAGTTCGTCGTCGTCGAGAGCCTGGAGGATGCCCCGCGTGGCGGCCACGACCGCGTTCTTTGGGTTGCGCCCGGTGGCAAAGGCGTTGAGCGAGTCGTCGGGGATGATGGCCACGCGCGGCATGGGCATGTTCGTGCGCTGCGCGATGTCCTGCACGACGCGGTAGAGCCGCGGCGCGCTGGCCGCGTCCACCACGCGCGCGCGGTACATCCGCAGCACGATCTTGTCCGCCCAGAAGAAGCTCGCGAAGTTCATGGCAAGCGCGAGCACGAGGAACAGGACGAGCCCCACGTTGGGGTTGCCGAAGAAGAACCATCCCACGAGGTACCCGATCACGGCAAAGAGGCCCAGCAGGACCGAGATGAGGGCCATCGCCCGAAGGTTGTTGGCAACCGACATGGTCTCCGAGGGACCAAAGGCATGCCGCGGAAAACCCTTTCGGTCCAAGGCTCGACGGAATGGGAGGCACCCGCCCCCGCGTTCGAAGGCACGCATGCGGGGGCGGGCGTGATCGGGAGGCGGCGCGGCCGCCTAGGACGGCCCGTTCTTCACCGACTCGTCGTAGTGGACGGGCTCGGGCGCTTGGAACTGGTTGCCGGAGAGGTGCCAGGTCGTGCGCTCGTCGAAGTCGCGGGCGTCGATGCCGTAGGCGTCGGCCGCGCCACGGTTGTCGAGGATCGCAAGGTTCGCGTTGGCAAAGCCCGTGAGGCGGATCGCCGCCGGGTCGTCGCCGCCAAACCAGCGCCCCACGAGCGGCGCCTGCTCGAGCGGGCCCTTCTCGCGCGCGGTGAAGACGGCCTCGTTGCCCGCGACGCGGAGGTCGACGTCGCGGCTCGTGTGGATCTCGATGGCCGAGCGGTGGCCCCAACCCCAGAGCCACCAGACGGGGCGCTCGCCCTCGATCGCGCGGACGACGTTGTCCTCGATCGTCAGCGTTCCGGGGTTCACCATCTCGTGGAGCTTGTCCTTCGCGTTGAAGACGTCCACGACGAGGCTGCCGCCGACGAGCGTGTTGCGGGCGATCACGATCTGCGTGAAGTGCACGTGGGGCTTGCGCAGCGTCTCGTCGTCCTCGCTTGCGGCCGTGCGGTCGTCGCCGGCGTGGCCCACGTCCGTGTAGCGGACGGCGACGCCGTTGTCGATCTTGACCTCGTTGTCCGTGAACTCGAAGCGGTGGAAGCGCGTCGTGTGGTCGTACATGGCGGACTTCTGCGCGTCGGCGTGGTTGTGCGGCTCGCACTCGAAGCAGGAGCCGTGGCTGTGCCCGTGGAGCTGCAGCTCGACGTAGCCGTCGATGACGTTGTGGTGCA
It contains:
- a CDS encoding M48 family metalloprotease, with amino-acid sequence MSVANNLRAMALISVLLGLFAVIGYLVGWFFFGNPNVGLVLFLVLALAMNFASFFWADKIVLRMYRARVVDAASAPRLYRVVQDIAQRTNMPMPRVAIIPDDSLNAFATGRNPKNAVVAATRGILQALDDDELEGVMAHEMGHVINRDILVMGIAATVASAISFAASSATWGMIFGGGNRQGGNIWLLLIIAITAPIAAMMVQLAISRGREFGADATGARVSGKPLSLARALQKLERHNNRHPMEIGSPASAHLFIVRPFRGGGMVH